The following proteins come from a genomic window of bacterium HR17:
- the tatD gene encoding 3'-5' ssDNA/RNA exonuclease TatD produces MTMRLVDSHAHLNHEQFTEDWQEVLRRAKNAGVTAVINIGYDLLSSERAVTQCESVPPDGAALVAAVAVHPHEAHHWNADVAETLRQLAKHPSVVAIGEIGLDFHYAFSPPAAQYRAFAEQLELAWQLGLPVILHIRDAYPEALEVVRRFGKPVKGVAHCFTGTWGEAQAWLEVGFHIGVTGIVTFGRKAETVREVAAKVPLERLLLETDAPYLAPTPYRGKRNEPAYLPLIAQKVAQCRSEPVERLAAATTRNAASLFNLTLLFLK; encoded by the coding sequence ATGACGATGCGGCTCGTTGACAGCCACGCGCATTTAAACCACGAGCAGTTCACCGAGGATTGGCAAGAGGTGTTGCGCCGGGCGAAAAACGCCGGCGTCACAGCGGTCATCAACATCGGTTACGACCTACTGTCCAGCGAACGCGCTGTCACACAGTGTGAAAGCGTGCCCCCTGACGGCGCCGCGTTGGTTGCCGCCGTCGCTGTCCACCCCCACGAGGCTCACCATTGGAACGCTGATGTGGCGGAAACTCTGCGGCAGCTGGCGAAACATCCGAGCGTCGTCGCCATCGGTGAAATCGGTTTGGACTTCCACTACGCTTTTTCACCTCCTGCAGCGCAGTATCGGGCGTTCGCAGAGCAACTGGAACTAGCGTGGCAATTGGGCTTGCCCGTCATCCTGCACATTCGTGACGCTTACCCAGAAGCGCTGGAAGTTGTGCGGCGATTTGGCAAGCCAGTGAAAGGTGTGGCGCATTGCTTCACGGGCACTTGGGGCGAGGCGCAGGCGTGGCTGGAGGTAGGGTTCCACATCGGCGTCACGGGCATCGTGACTTTCGGGCGCAAGGCGGAAACGGTTCGGGAAGTCGCTGCCAAAGTGCCGCTGGAGCGGCTTCTTTTGGAGACCGATGCCCCTTACCTTGCTCCCACGCCTTATCGGGGCAAGCGAAACGAGCCCGCCTACTTGCCCCTGATCGCCCAAAAAGTCGCCCAATGTCGCAGTGAGCCAGTGGAACGCCTCGCTGCCGCGACGACAAGAAACGCCGCCTCCCTTTTCAACCTCACCCTTCTCTTTTTAAAATGA